The following proteins are encoded in a genomic region of Methylibium petroleiphilum PM1:
- the acs gene encoding acetate--CoA ligase, which yields MSSQEPHIYLPPAELAGAAHVSGMAAYDKLVAEAAADYQGYWGRLARELVSWKKPFTKVLNDSDAPFFKWFEDGTLNVSYNCLDRNVERGLGDKTAIIFEADDGKVTTASYRQLLAQTCRLANGLRSLGVKKGDRVVIYISMSIEGVAAMQACARIGATHSVVFGGFSAQSLRDRIADTGAVAVITADQQVRGGKQLPLKAIVDEALALGGCESVRHVLVAKRTGADVGFQAGRDVWLNELLAGQADTCEPEWVEAEHPLFLLYTSGSTGKPKGVQHASGGYLLHAALTTKWTFDLKDDDIFWCTADIGWVTGHSYITYGPLALGGTEIVFEGVPTYPDAGRFWQMIQKHKVSVFYTAPTAIRSLIKAAEGNEAVHPKKYDLSSLRILGSVGEPINPAAWEWYHQHIGGGRCPIVDTFWQTETGGHMITPLPGATPLVPGSCTLPFPGIQAAIVDETGKDVPNGQGGILVVKQPWPSMIRTIWGDPERFKKSYYPEDFKGKYYLAGDGAIRDEKTGYFTITGRIDDVLNVSGHRMGTMEIESALVSHTELVAEAAVVGRPDDTTGEAICAFVVLKRPRPTGEEAKKIAAELRNWVGKEIGPIAKPKDIRFGDNLPKTRSGKIMRRLLRSIAKGEAITQDTSTLENPAILEQLAQTN from the coding sequence ATGAGCAGTCAGGAACCCCACATCTACCTCCCTCCGGCGGAGCTCGCCGGCGCTGCCCATGTTTCGGGCATGGCGGCCTACGACAAGCTGGTCGCCGAGGCCGCGGCCGACTATCAGGGCTACTGGGGGCGGCTGGCACGGGAACTGGTGAGTTGGAAGAAGCCTTTCACCAAGGTGCTGAACGACAGCGATGCACCGTTCTTCAAGTGGTTCGAGGACGGCACGCTGAACGTCTCCTACAACTGTCTCGACCGCAACGTCGAGCGCGGCCTGGGCGACAAGACGGCCATCATCTTCGAGGCCGATGACGGCAAGGTGACCACCGCCTCCTACCGCCAGCTGCTGGCCCAGACCTGCCGGCTCGCCAACGGCCTGCGCTCGCTGGGCGTGAAGAAGGGTGACCGCGTCGTCATCTACATCTCCATGTCGATCGAGGGCGTGGCGGCGATGCAGGCCTGCGCCCGCATCGGGGCGACCCATTCGGTCGTGTTCGGCGGTTTCTCGGCGCAGAGCCTGCGCGACCGCATCGCCGATACCGGCGCAGTGGCCGTGATCACCGCGGACCAGCAGGTGCGCGGCGGCAAGCAGTTGCCGCTGAAGGCGATCGTCGACGAGGCGCTGGCGCTGGGTGGTTGCGAGAGCGTCAGGCATGTGCTCGTCGCCAAGCGCACCGGCGCCGACGTCGGCTTCCAGGCCGGGCGCGACGTCTGGCTGAACGAACTGCTCGCCGGCCAGGCCGACACCTGCGAGCCGGAGTGGGTCGAGGCGGAGCATCCGCTGTTCCTGCTCTACACCTCGGGCTCGACCGGCAAGCCCAAGGGCGTTCAGCACGCCAGCGGCGGTTACCTGCTCCACGCGGCGCTCACCACCAAGTGGACCTTCGACCTGAAGGACGACGACATCTTCTGGTGCACTGCCGACATCGGCTGGGTCACCGGGCACAGCTACATCACCTACGGCCCGTTGGCGCTGGGCGGCACCGAGATCGTGTTCGAGGGTGTGCCGACCTATCCGGACGCTGGCCGCTTCTGGCAGATGATCCAGAAGCACAAGGTCTCCGTCTTCTACACCGCGCCGACGGCGATCCGCTCGCTGATCAAGGCCGCCGAGGGCAACGAGGCGGTGCACCCGAAGAAGTACGACCTCTCCAGCCTGCGCATCCTCGGTTCGGTGGGCGAGCCCATCAACCCGGCCGCCTGGGAGTGGTACCACCAGCACATCGGCGGCGGCCGCTGCCCGATCGTCGACACCTTCTGGCAGACCGAGACCGGCGGCCACATGATCACGCCGCTGCCGGGCGCGACGCCGCTGGTGCCGGGTTCGTGCACGCTGCCGTTCCCCGGCATCCAGGCCGCGATCGTCGATGAAACCGGCAAGGACGTGCCGAACGGGCAAGGTGGCATCCTGGTGGTGAAGCAGCCCTGGCCCAGCATGATCCGCACGATCTGGGGCGACCCGGAGCGCTTCAAGAAGAGCTATTACCCGGAAGACTTCAAGGGCAAGTACTACCTGGCCGGCGACGGCGCGATCCGCGACGAGAAGACCGGCTACTTCACCATCACCGGTCGCATCGACGACGTGCTGAACGTGTCAGGCCACCGCATGGGCACGATGGAGATCGAGTCGGCGCTGGTCTCGCACACCGAACTCGTCGCGGAAGCGGCGGTGGTCGGCCGCCCGGACGACACCACCGGCGAGGCGATCTGCGCGTTCGTGGTGCTGAAGCGCCCTCGTCCGACCGGTGAGGAAGCGAAGAAGATCGCTGCCGAACTGCGCAACTGGGTCGGCAAGGAGATCGGCCCGATCGCCAAGCCCAAGGACATCCGCTTCGGCGACAACCTGCCCAAGACCCGCTCCGGGAAGATCATGCGCCGCCTGCTGCGCTCGATCGCCAAGGGCGAGGCCATCACCCAGGACACCTCGACCCTGGAGAATCCGGCCATCCTCGAGCAGTTGGCTCAGACCAACTGA
- a CDS encoding c-type cytochrome gives MNPKVMMCVVVGALSAAPAFANADLAQKKNCMACHQVDQKVLGPSFKAVAAKYAGDKDAVAKLSTKVIKGGSGSFGQIPMPANPQVNEAEAQQLVTWILGLK, from the coding sequence ATGAACCCGAAAGTGATGATGTGTGTGGTCGTTGGCGCCTTGAGCGCCGCACCCGCCTTCGCCAACGCCGATCTGGCGCAGAAGAAGAACTGCATGGCCTGCCATCAGGTCGACCAGAAGGTCCTGGGCCCGTCGTTCAAGGCCGTGGCTGCCAAGTACGCCGGCGACAAGGATGCCGTGGCGAAACTGTCCACCAAGGTCATCAAGGGCGGCTCGGGTTCCTTCGGTCAGATCCCCATGCCGGCCAATCCGCAGGTGAACGAAGCCGAAGCCCAGCAACTGGTGACCTGGATCCTCGGCCTGAAGTGA
- a CDS encoding TIGR04438 family Trp-rich protein, with product MWFVVLGVVLSALKLLDIGVVGVWSWWAVLAPFALAVIWWTWADMSGYTKRKEMEKMDERKVARRNKSMAALGIDPRGFEKKKAAAFKASQAKRTDKIEGQREAQRQKARDSVLNSRFDSQSTSRIDGGPDTKR from the coding sequence ATGTGGTTCGTGGTCCTGGGCGTCGTGTTGTCCGCGTTGAAACTGCTCGACATCGGGGTGGTCGGCGTTTGGTCGTGGTGGGCCGTGCTGGCGCCGTTCGCGCTGGCCGTGATCTGGTGGACCTGGGCCGACATGTCGGGTTACACCAAGCGCAAGGAAATGGAAAAGATGGACGAGCGCAAGGTCGCTCGTCGCAACAAGAGCATGGCCGCACTGGGGATCGACCCGCGCGGCTTCGAGAAGAAGAAGGCGGCCGCCTTCAAGGCGTCCCAGGCGAAGCGGACCGACAAGATCGAAGGTCAGCGTGAGGCGCAGCGCCAGAAGGCCCGGGATTCCGTACTCAACAGCCGCTTCGACAGCCAGAGCACCAGCCGCATCGACGGCGGACCGGACACCAAGCGCTGA